The Vigna radiata var. radiata cultivar VC1973A chromosome 6, Vradiata_ver6, whole genome shotgun sequence DNA segment TGAGTGCTTCAGCATCAGATATCCCAAAAAGCTTCATCTCAGACTGTGAACATACGTACATTAATAtcaaaagagagaagaaaaccaTTCAATGCTTCTATCATGATTACTATCTGAATTTGGATCAATCATCAGAGTTAAACACTTCTTGCAGATAATCTAATCAAATTACATGACAGAAGTTACCCCTTATTTCagtttatttaaatgttatcaTTTATTAATGCATAATATGTCACTGTGTGTATAATTAATGATACATAAGCAATCTTACTACCTCTTTTTGCTCCAAACGTTTATTCAATTCATGTAACTCTCTATCCATACTATTTTGCAGAAGAGTATGCTCCCACTCTTTTGCTACTTCTTCGATTTCCCTTGAATCGCCTGCTAAATTTGCAATTGCAACCCGGATCATAGAAGTTTAATAATCATACTTGGTTAAATTTAAGAAGTAGTAGACAGTGTTAAAGGACAGGATGAAGCAAGTTGCAGCTTCAAAATTggcaaaattaatgaaattaaattctgGCCAAAGAAGATACTGACCTGTTGTTTCACTCATCGGATAATCAGTGTTTTTAATAGGTAAGCCCCTCTTAAGACCATCAGTCTTTACATTACATGTGCTATTAtcctgaaaatgaaaattttaaaattaatgtacaGCCTTAACAGGTATCATCCTGAATTTGCTTTCGCTCATGGCTatgataactaaaataatttgaagTAGTGGAACGCAAATACCAAGATGAAAGCACACATTTAGACACTGAAAATTAGGGGGGAAATTATTGAGTCAAAGAAGATTATCAACGGAAGAATCAGAGGCATACATAAGCATCCTTTTCACATTGTTCTACAACAGAGCATCTACTGCGGTATTCATGAAGTTCACAACGAAGATCCTCATTAGCTGCTTCAAGCCAAGAAATCCTTTCCTTGAGGAcctaattaatcaattataaaatgattatatattagAACTGCATGTACAACGAAAGCCAGCACCCAGGTCCAGTTAAGgatagtatttttttctcttaagaAACCAATATGACGAGCATTGATTGGTCTCCAACTGTGCATCATAAATTATGCCCAGTTAATGTTAGCACTAACCCATCACaggaactaaattaaaattaatgcaAGACATTGTCACAGATTTAACACAAACGAACTACCTGAACTTCCTCGGAAGAGCCACCAGAGCGAGCACAAAGTTCTGCTTGCAAATACTCTAGTTGTTGTCGCATTTTTAGCATTTCATTGGACATGGGATCTCTATTGACCTATGGAAGAATAAACCAAAGATGAGCATCATTGTCTATTGCAAAGGCAACCAATGATTATCTCAATTTTGTGACATGGATGAAAAGGGACATAAAGGTGATGCAGAGACTTACAACAGGCTTGTTTTGGATGTTGCGTGCACGATTTGCATACTTCAAAGTGTTAAGGGTTTCCTCAGCATTAATATCAGCAGGACTTATGCAGGCTGGGacagaaatatttttcaagtaaGAAGACAAATTATAAAGTTAACATCAGGGACCAAAATACTTCTTTAGTAAGAAGAGAAGTCATAAATTTAACAACAGTTTCTCTAAGGTGCACCCTGCAAAGATGGGGCAGGGGACTAGAACACATAGTACAGCATTTTAATGCTTGTCATCAATCATTTAGGATAAACTGAGAAGTCACCAGaggttcaaattttattaaattcattccCAGAGATTGGAAAAGGTAATACAAAATCCACTCACTCCGAACTTCTACGCATTAACTAAGccatgttttaattgatttctaATATTTCTTCCCTGGTGCTTACTTTCACCCATAACAAAGACGCAACTGAGTTTATGAACTTGAATATCGAATACaggaagaaattagaaaaaacataCGAAATATTAAGCATGCGCTCCATGACTATTAGAAATGTTTATATGGagagggaaaaataaaattgattggaATAGACTCGGGGAAAACTGCCAACCTATCATAACAGTTCTGCTGTTACCGCCAAGTgaatcctgcaaaacaattttaCTTCATCCATAAAtaagaagtaaaaaataattaaattaaaaaatcaagaaaaaaaacttgaatataaaatcatataagcATGTTTCATATTTTACCTGTTTTTCTTGGTTAATTACTATGAGGGTCCCTAAACTGTTTAATTTCCAAATAGGTCTCCGaactatttttcaatttggtccttgataATGTGAATTTTTTTGAACTAACTCTCTAGGTTTATTAAAACTTctataaattgtattttctgGTGGTTTAAAGCAATCATAAATAAACTAAACCTAGAGACCTGACACCTAATCTTTTAGTTCAGGggcccaaataaaaaaaaagtgtttaggGATCACTTtgaaaattcacaaataattcGGGCCCACTTAGTACTTCAACCTTTTTTGTTCTTATACAAtgatatttgtttcttttgttctaGGAAACAGttactataaaaattaatcataaattgaAGTTCAATATATTTTGGCATGAAGGCCTGTGtggaaaaataaatcaaatgcaTAACTGGATACTGtattttgttagattttttaGTCAACATTCAAATATAGATCTCAAACCTGCAAAAGCCTAGTTAGTTTACTGTCCCGATAAGGAACATGAActccttcttttctcttcttttcatcacCAAGTGCACTAATAACATTACCAAGTGCTAGAAGACCTTTGTTAATGTGAACTCCTGTTTGAAAGAAACATATTAATAGAGAATTCGTAATGATCAGAAGCAAGTTTAGAAGATAATAGTGAAAATGTCACTGCCTAACCTTCCTTAAAACGCAGACCATCAGACCCTGTTCTTTTAGCTCGTTCTGATCCAGCAAGATCTACCAAGTGCAACTTGGCACAGAGATATTCTTCATTCACTGTATCATTTAAACTGATCTCACCAGGACTATTGAACTTCCGCATTTGCTCTAAAGTGATGGTGAAGATGGCATGTGAACGACTGGTTGGACACATACAGAAGAAGCACAAGTAAGAGAAGAGCACtccagaaaaataaatataacagcATTTTGACGCGCAGCGTCAAACCGTGAGGGCTGAATTGATGCCAACAAGTAAATGTCAGGATGATTCATTTGCAAAATCATTAGAAGTGCAGCGGACTGCAAGAACCCTTACAAATTGCAATGCCAAAAATATCGTTTATTGGTCATTCCCTTAGCTACCAAGAAATACAACATATTTGATTGGAGATGGTTAAAAAGAAACAACTGAAAGCTCAGATTGATTTAAGCCATGGGAAGAGTTTAAAACCAACAAGTAATTACACACCATGTCTTCTGTTAGCCCTTGCTTTATAATCTAAATGTCACTGAACAGGTCATGCTGCGATGATATTTTTCAAGCATATTTATCCAAAATTAGTTGAGGAATCCAAAAAACAGACAAAACAAATATTGCATCAGAAATGAATTTACGCAGCTAAAAGATGAGAAGGAAAGGCATAAGCAACCTGGATTGGTTGTTCATATTTGTGCTCCCAGTTGCTCTACTCAATGATCCTTGTTCTAGGCAAGCAGCCATTTCTTTTAGAGTTGTAACACTGACTTCAGTAGATCCTGCTAGAGTAATGACTCCATTTGGTGACTCGCGAATTTGTATCGGTGGTTTCCCAGGAATAGTCACTTTCCCTGCATGTCCATTTGCAGTTTCTGGTTTGTTCATAGATGATGGGTCCAGCAAGTCTCTTACTTCTTCTTTAAGAATCTTTGAACAATTAAAATTCTTTGTTAGATGTTTAATCTAAACAATTTCACAAATATGAAAGTTTTAATTTCAGACACAAAGCAGAATTTAACTTTGGAAACCTAGGTTGTAGACCTTATCAAAACTATCAACTGACCTCTATAAAGGAAACATGCAACTGAAATTCGATCTGATGCTTTAAGGTCTTGATTTTGTCAAACAAAGAACTCATGACTAGAGGTATTATACCCTCTTGGCAACCATCTTTAAAGCCAGTTCCCATGGTGTAAGTTTTCCCCGAACCTGTCTGCAATGGAGTGAAAATGTCACGTACTAAAGAGGAACAAGTATAATGTTATGGTATGTAACTTGTATTTCCTTCAGCTGTAACTATACCTGACCATATGCGAGAACAGTAGCATTATATCCTTGGAACAAACCATCGACAAGGGAAGCAACACATTCATCGAACATGGCAGATGAGGGAGACCCAGTGCTCCCATAAACATGATCAAATGTAAAGGAATGGGCACCAATTTGTACCTGTATCATAGTCACAGTAGCATAAAATTCGACCGAAAGTTACTTAAGGATACTACTGCACTACACTATCTGAGAGGGAGCATCTAACTAAATCATGTTTATCCATGCATTAAGTCTAAACAGAAAAATATACGGTATGATAAATTTCCTTAAGGTGAGAGAATCAGTAGTACTTTTGAACCTTGGAGATAGAAAACATGTACAGAAATGAAATATGTTCGTCACTTTGACCTACTACTACTAAAAGATAAAGTCAGCTGTTAGATCCTTACCAAATACTGAAGTAGAAAATTGACATAATTCCCACCGATGTACAAAGTGAGCCGTAGTCTAAATGATACCAAGAAACCAAATAACTGctttaattcactaacactATCACATCATTTACAACGCGCTCACATCTCTAGAAAAAAAACCATTCAGCCAACGAGCTTGTAGCTCAATTGGCACCCGCTTGCAGTCTCAAAAACCGGAGGTTCAATCCTCCACTAGCTCATCGTTCCCCGTTTTTATCAAGATGTTCACACTTCAAATCTCCAATGTAAAATGTAAccagaaaaacaaaacacacacacaaataagGATACGGGTTTTAGGATTTCCATTAATAACTAAGTTCACAAATAATGTTTCGGAATCAACAGGAGTGGTCTAGCAGAAGGAACAACTCTCCCATAACGTGACAAACCAAGGCTCGATTGCTACTGAAAGAGGTGTCACAATTGGTGCCTTAGAGTGTTTAAACAAGATTGACTCAGATTTTTCAAAACCGAGCCGGTTCGAAAAAAAATGTGCTTGTGAAGCCCGAAATAGAAAGAAGCAAAACAAACATCCCAATCAAGCAAGAATATAATCAGATCATAAAGCAATTCCAAAATGGCAAACTCTCTCTAAATGAATTCTGCAAAGCAATCTCGGATCCAGATCTCCGCTTGCTAGATTCACCAATtcttgaaaaggaaaaggaaagcaAACAAGTTGAAGCTGTTGCTTATGATTACACAGTGATTAGTGACACATTGCGTTGAGTATATGCACCTGAGGCTTCCCTGGAACAACGCTCACGCAATCCTTGCATCCCTGAACCTTCTCCTCGCCGATGAGCGGTCGCACGTGGACCGCCACCTTCACGCAACAATCCTCACCTGCTTCCACCATCACAAAAAACAAACGAATCACCAAACACACCACAACTGAGAGTAGTGCGTGGTGTCGTCGAGCTGAATGCGAAAGAGATCAATTCAatctttcaattcaattcaattcaattggCTCTTTCACGCATTGTGTTCATTCGCGCATTGTGTGCGGAgaacagagaaaaagaaagaaaaagaaagcctgTTGTTGTAGTTGTCTTTGTTGTGTTGATGCAGTGAGTGAGTAGAACAGGAGCAAGAGAGAGAGTAGTTATAGTTGGAaaaggagagagagaggaaaGGGTAGTTTGGGAAATGCAAACTAAGATACTGGAGGTAACTGTAAGGACAACAACCATTATCATTCCCCTTTCCCTTCTCCACTTTTTTCCTACAATTTCTATTTCCCATTTTACCCCTCTCTTTTTCACAACGGCCACCTCCTTCACCATAAAAACCTCTAACTCTTGCTTAATTGCCACTTTACcctcaacaattttttttttctttttctttaaaaacatttaCTTCCTTCAATACAAATTTAGGCACCAAAATCTTGTATTCTTCCTGTTTGATGAATCAGATTAGAtcattgaaagaaaattaattattaagattttattaaaaattgaattttaagtttaatttaattctacaaaactgatttttaaaataaaatttatacttatttatatgttttaaattgatgttattttttaattaatataatattttcaacaaaaatataacaatgaaaCATGAAAAATGACTACATCTAAtgtaattatttagaaaaaaaattatttaaacagacatttacattcatttattgttataaaaatcatGTGGAATAAGTGTAAACGTGTGAAGCGTGTTAATCTACCGTTACGCAATTAGTTATACAGAACAAAAAAGTGAAAGATGGAAATGCTATGATGAAGCTGGCAGCATCACAATGGTGTATATGTAAGGTAtctatgatttataattttgtgaaattgttGTTTATGAATTTGTTCAGCTTTAGAAAGGGAAAAGTGTGTGGAATGAAGattttagaagaagaagagatagaaaagaaaaaggaataacAGAGACAACGCAGAA contains these protein-coding regions:
- the LOC106764769 gene encoding kinesin-like protein KIN-4A isoform X2, giving the protein MVEAGEDCCVKVAVHVRPLIGEEKVQGCKDCVSVVPGKPQVQIGAHSFTFDHVYGSTGSPSSAMFDECVASLVDGLFQGYNATVLAYGQTGSGKTYTMGTGFKDGCQEGIIPLVMSSLFDKIKTLKHQIEFQLHVSFIEILKEEVRDLLDPSSMNKPETANGHAGKVTIPGKPPIQIRESPNGVITLAGSTEVSVTTLKEMAACLEQGSLSRATGSTNMNNQSSRSHAIFTITLEQMRKFNSPGEISLNDTVNEEYLCAKLHLVDLAGSERAKRTGSDGLRFKEGVHINKGLLALGNVISALGDEKKRKEGVHVPYRDSKLTRLLQDSLGGNSRTVMIACISPADINAEETLNTLKYANRARNIQNKPVVNRDPMSNEMLKMRQQLEYLQAELCARSGGSSEEVQVLKERISWLEAANEDLRCELHEYRSRCSVVEQCEKDAYDNSTCNVKTDGLKRGLPIKNTDYPMSETTGDSREIEEVAKEWEHTLLQNSMDRELHELNKRLEQKESEMKLFGISDAEALKQHFGKKIVELEDEKRVVQRERDRLLAEVENLAANSDGQMQRSEDIHAQKLKTLEAQILDLKKKQESQVQLLKQKQKSDEAAKRLQDEIQSIKAQKVQLQHRIKQEAEQFRQWKASREKELLQLKKEGRRNEFERHKLQALNQRQKMVLQRKTEEAAMATKRLKELLEARKSSSRDTLVAMNGSGTNGQSNEKPLQRWLDQELEVMVKEHEVRFEYEKQSQVRAALAEELAMLKQVNGFAAKGLSPPRGKNGFARASSMSPNARMARIASLESMLSISSNSLVAMASQLSEAEERERAFTNRGRWNQLRSMGEAKNLLQYLFNSVGDARCQLWEKDTEIREMKDQIKELVGLLRQSEIKRKEAEKELRVREQAIVTTLATPISGNSPNSLKHSADDTKEPLSPESVPVQKQRKYMPGITNGQVRESATFIDQSRRMVPIGQLSMKKLAIVGQSSGKLWRWKRSHHQWLLQFKWKWQKPWRLSEWIRHSDETIMRARPRSQALPYVM
- the LOC106764769 gene encoding kinesin-like protein KIN-4A isoform X1, with the protein product MVEAGEDCCVKVAVHVRPLIGEEKVQGCKDCVSVVPGKPQVQIGAHSFTFDHVYGSTGSPSSAMFDECVASLVDGLFQGYNATVLAYGQTGSGKTYTMGTGFKDGCQEGIIPLVMSSLFDKIKTLKHQIEFQLHVSFIEILKEEVRDLLDPSSMNKPETANGHAGKVTIPGKPPIQIRESPNGVITLAGSTEVSVTTLKEMAACLEQGSLSRATGSTNMNNQSSRSHAIFTITLEQMRKFNSPGEISLNDTVNEEYLCAKLHLVDLAGSERAKRTGSDGLRFKEGVHINKGLLALGNVISALGDEKKRKEGVHVPYRDSKLTRLLQDSLGGNSRTVMIACISPADINAEETLNTLKYANRARNIQNKPVVNRDPMSNEMLKMRQQLEYLQAELCARSGGSSEEVQVLKERISWLEAANEDLRCELHEYRSRCSVVEQCEKDAYDNSTCNVKTDGLKRGLPIKNTDYPMSETTAGDSREIEEVAKEWEHTLLQNSMDRELHELNKRLEQKESEMKLFGISDAEALKQHFGKKIVELEDEKRVVQRERDRLLAEVENLAANSDGQMQRSEDIHAQKLKTLEAQILDLKKKQESQVQLLKQKQKSDEAAKRLQDEIQSIKAQKVQLQHRIKQEAEQFRQWKASREKELLQLKKEGRRNEFERHKLQALNQRQKMVLQRKTEEAAMATKRLKELLEARKSSSRDTLVAMNGSGTNGQSNEKPLQRWLDQELEVMVKEHEVRFEYEKQSQVRAALAEELAMLKQVNGFAAKGLSPPRGKNGFARASSMSPNARMARIASLESMLSISSNSLVAMASQLSEAEERERAFTNRGRWNQLRSMGEAKNLLQYLFNSVGDARCQLWEKDTEIREMKDQIKELVGLLRQSEIKRKEAEKELRVREQAIVTTLATPISGNSPNSLKHSADDTKEPLSPESVPVQKQRKYMPGITNGQVRESATFIDQSRRMVPIGQLSMKKLAIVGQSSGKLWRWKRSHHQWLLQFKWKWQKPWRLSEWIRHSDETIMRARPRSQALPYVM